A single genomic interval of Prunus dulcis chromosome 5, ALMONDv2, whole genome shotgun sequence harbors:
- the LOC117629188 gene encoding galactoside 2-alpha-L-fucosyltransferase-like, whose amino-acid sequence MKRFKQNLDGDHLSTHLDLDTRNALRNPDWKSGFSSMKVMGIFVAGLIVFSVLFSVNVVLRDPPSDAVFETSKARVLEVEHRKDSEDQFSQSLEVPKDKLLRGLLADGFDEGSCVSRYQSASYRKELPYRPSSYLISKLRSYEALHKRCGPYTEFYNKTIEQLKSGYHTSSLDCNYVVWISFSGLGNRILTLASAFLYAVLTNRVLLVDPGVDMVDLFCEPFPEVSWFLPMDFPLKNQFDSLDQKSPHCYGKMLKKNTNFTNSDGSMMPSFVYLHLAHDYDDQDKLFFCSQDQTFLQKIPWLIMKTDNYFVPSLFLIPSFEQELNNLFPRKETAFHFLGRYLFHPTNVVWGLITRYYQAYLEKADERVGIQIRVFDTGTGPFQHVFDQILACAVKENLLPEINRQDFIVSPLGTPKSKAVLMTSLSSGYFEKLRDMYWEHPTVTGEVIGIYQPSHEEYQQTEKLMHNRKAWTEMYLLSLTDVLVTSSWSTFGYVAQSLGGLTPWILYKPENRTAPDPPCQRAMSMEPCFHAPPFYDCKAKTGVDTGKLVPHVRHCEDMSWGLKLVDSYEEL is encoded by the exons atgaagaggTTCAAGCAAAACCTTGATGGTGATCATTTATCTACCCACTTGGATTTGGATACCCGTAACGCTCTGAGGAACCCGGATTGGAAATCTGGTTTCAGTTCGATGAAGGTGATGGGGATCTTTGTGGCTGGCTTGATTGTGTTTTCGGTGCTCTTCTCAGTGAATGTGGTTCTCAGAGACCCCCCTTCGGATGCTGTTTTTGAAACTTCAAAAGCTCGAGTTCTTGAAGTGGAACACAGAAAAG ATTCAGAAGATCAATTTTCACAGTCTCTTGAGGTGCCAAAGGATAAATTGCTTAGAGGCCTTCTCGCTGATGGATTTGATGAGGGATCTTGTGTCAGCAGGTACCAGTCAGCGTCATATCGTAAAGAACTGCCATACAGACCCTCTTCTTACCTTATATCCAAGTTACGAAGCTATGAAGCTCTACATAAACGGTGTGGACCTTATACTGAATTCTATAACAAAACCATAGAACAACTTAAGTCTGGCTATCACACAAGCTCCCTGGATTGTAACTATGTGGTATGGATTTCCTTTAGTGGATTAGGGAATAGGATATTGACCTTAGCTTCAGCATTTCTTTATGCTGTCCTGACAAACCGGGTTTTACTAGTGGACCCTGGAGTTGACATGGTTGATCTCTTCTGTGAACCATTTCCAGAAGTCTCGTGGTTCCTCCCCATGGATTTCCCCCTTAAGAATCAGTTTGACAGCTTGGATCAGAAATCACCTCACTGTTACGGGAAGATGCTGAAGAAGAATACCAACTTTACAAATTCCGATGGTTCGATGATGCCATCTTTTGTATATCTCCATCTAGCCCATGATTATGATGATCAAGATAAGCTTTTCTTCTGCAGCCAAGATCAAACTTTTCTCCAAAAGATACCGTGGTTGATCATGAAAACAGATAACTATTTTGTCCCATCTCTTTTCTTGATCCCATCTTTTGAGCAAGAACTAAATAATCTCTTCCCGAGGAAGGAAACGGCTTTCCACTTTTTGGGTCGATACCTTTTCCACCCCACAAACGTAGTATGGGGACTTATTACTAGATACTATCAAGCTTATTTAGAAAAAGCAGATGAAAGAGTAGGCATCCAGATCAGAGTTTTTGATACTGGAACTGGCCCCTTTCAACATGTGTTTGATCAGATCCTAGCCTGTGCGGTGAAGGAGAATTTGCTACCAGAAATCAACAGGCAGGATTTCATTGTCAGTCCATTGGGAACCCCAAAGTCTAAAGCTGTGCTGATGACATCTTTAAGTTCTGGTTACTTTGAGAAGCTCAGGGACATGTATTGGGAGCATCCTACTGTGACCGGGGAGGTGATTGGCATTTATCAGCCTAGTCATGAGGAGTATCAACAGACTGAGAAGCTAATGCACAACCGCAAGGCATGGACCGAAATGTACTTACTAAGTTTGACAGATGTGCTGGTCACAAGCTCATGGTCAACCTTTGGGTATGTGGCGCAGAGTCTTGGAGGGCTGACACCATGGATACTCTACAAACCAGAGAACAGGACAGCACCCGATCCTCCTTGTCAGCGAGCCATGTCAATGGAGCCTTGCTTCCACGCGCCTCCCTTCTATGATTGCAAGGCGAAGACAGGAGTGGACACCGGCAAATTAGTTCCCCATGTGAGGCATTGCGAGGATATGAGCTGGGGTCTTAAGTTGGTTGATAGTTATGAGGAGTTGTAG
- the LOC117629189 gene encoding ribulose-phosphate 3-epimerase, chloroplastic — protein sequence MSAASLCSSTLKSQINGLGGGLKLQRPFLSQPTSLTFTRKKCKTLVKASARVDKFSKSDIIVSPSILSANFAKLGEQVKAVELAGCDWIHVDVMDGRFVPNITIGPLVVDALRPVTDLPLDVHLMIVEPEQRVPDFIKAGADIVSVHAEQSSTIHLHRSVNQIKSLGAKAGVVLNPGTPLTAIEYVLDVVDLVLIMSVNPGFGGQSFIESQVKKISELRRLCVEKGVNPWIEVDGGVGPANAYKVIEAGANALVAGSAVFGAKDYAEAIKGIKNSKRPVAVAV from the exons ATGTCAGCTGCTTCACTTTGCTCATCAACTCTCAAGTCCCAGATCAATGGACTTGGTGGTGGTCTTAAGCTTCAAAGACCATTTCTTTCTCAGCCCACCTCTCTTACCTTCACAAG GAAGAAATGTAAGACTCTGGTGAAGGCTTCAGCTCGGGTTGATAAATTCTCAAAAAGTGATATAATTGTTTCTCCATCTATTCTTTCTGCCAACTTTGCAAAGTTGGGAGAGCAG GTAAAAGCTGTAGAGTTGGCAGGTTGTGACTGGATTCATGTGGATGTAATGGATGGTCGTTTTGTTCCAAATATTACCATTGGACCTCTTGTAGTTGATGCCTTGCGCCCTGTGACAGACCTTCCGTTGGATGTGCATCTG ATGATTGTGGAACCTGAGCAGCGAGTGCCAGATTTTATCAAAGCTGGAGCCGACATTGTTAGTGTTCATGCTGAACAATCGTCCACCATTCATTTACATCGTTCAGTTAATCAG ataaagAGTCTGGGAGCTAAAGCTGGAGTTGTCCTTAACCCTGGTACCCCACTAACTGCAATAGAGTACGTCCTTGATG TGGTTGATCTGGTCTTGATTATGTCGGTAAACCCTGGCTTTGGCGGGCAGAGCTTCATAGAGAGCCAAGTAaagaaaatttcagaattgAGAAGACTGTGCGTGGAGAAA GGGGTGAACCCGTGGATTGAAGTAGATGGTGGAGTTGGTCCAGCAAATGCATATAAG GTTATTGAGGCTGGAGCTAATGCTCTTGTTGCCGGTTCTGCTGTCTTTGGAGCTAAAGATTATGCTGAAG CTATAAAAGGAATCAAGAACAGTAAAAGGCCTGTAGCAGTTGCAGTGTGA